The proteins below are encoded in one region of Pseudomonas putida S13.1.2:
- a CDS encoding translation initiation factor Sui1 — protein MAKKASSFSALGGLVYSTDAGRHCPDCGQPVDACSCKQQIIPEGDGIARVRRESKGRGGKTVTTVTGVPLPPDQLKDLATTLKRRCGTGGALKDGVIEIQGDHVELLIGELTKQGFKAKKSGG, from the coding sequence GTGGCCAAGAAAGCTTCTTCCTTTTCCGCCCTTGGCGGTCTCGTTTACTCCACCGACGCCGGTCGGCACTGCCCCGACTGTGGCCAGCCGGTGGATGCCTGCAGCTGCAAGCAGCAAATCATCCCCGAAGGCGACGGCATTGCCCGTGTGCGTCGTGAGAGCAAAGGCCGTGGCGGCAAGACCGTGACCACCGTCACCGGTGTGCCGCTGCCGCCCGACCAGCTCAAAGACCTGGCGACCACGCTGAAGCGCCGCTGCGGTACTGGCGGCGCTCTCAAGGACGGGGTTATCGAGATCCAGGGCGACCATGTCGAGCTGTTGATCGGCGAGCTGACCAAACAGGGTTTCAAGGCGAAAAAGTCCGGCGGCTGA